In the Syngnathus scovelli strain Florida chromosome 8, RoL_Ssco_1.2, whole genome shotgun sequence genome, one interval contains:
- the caska gene encoding peripheral plasma membrane protein CASK isoform X14, protein MADDDILFEDVYELCEVIGKGPFSVVRRCINRETGQQFAVKIVDVAQFTSSPGLSTEDLKREASICHMLKHPHIVELLETYSSDGMLFMVFEFMDGADLCFEIVKRADAGFVYSEAVASHYMRQILEALRYCHDNNVIHRDVKPHCVLLASKENSAPVKLGGFGVAIQLGESGLVAGGRVGTPHFMAPEVVKREPYGKPVDVWGCGVILFILLSGCLPFYGTKERLFEAICKGKYKSYNISTQMNPRQWSQISESAKDLVRRMLMLDPAERITVYEALNHPWLKERDRYAYKIHLPETVEQLRKFNARRKLKGAVLAAVSSHKFNSYYGDPPEELHDFSDDPTSSGLLAAERAVSQVLDSLEEIHALTDCSEKDLDFLHSVFQDQHLHTLLDLYDKINTRSSPQIRNPSSDGVQRAKETSSSHQEDGEALKHLEYVLEEIACYPENHDVKELRRILTQPHFMALLQAHDVVAHEVYSDEALRVTPPPTSPYLNGDSPESTNGDVDLENVTRVRLVQFQKNTDEPMGITLKMNDSNNCIVARIMHGGMIHRQGTLHVGDEIREINGISVANQTVEQLQKMLKEMRGSITFKIVPSYRTQGSSCEKESPTTSRQSPANGHSSINSSILDLPSTIQPKGRQIVPRPPIKDKMSVKIYVRAQFEYDPSKDELIPCKEAGIRFRVGDVIQIISKDDHNWWQGKLENTKNGTAGLIPSPELQEWRVACMAMEKTKQEQQASCTWFGKKKKQYKDKYLAKHNAVFDQLDLVTYEEVVKLPAFKRKTLVLLGAHGVGRRHIKNTLITKHPDRFAYPIPHTTRPPKKDEENGKNYYFVSHDQMMQDISNNEYLEYGSHEDAMYGTRLETIRKIHQQGLVAILDVEPQALKVLRTAEFAPYVVFIAAPTITPGIDETPRWCRTLPDESLQRLQKESEILQKTYMHYFDQTIINNEIDDTIGHLEEAVELVCNSSQWVPVSWVY, encoded by the exons GGGTCCCTTCAGTGTGGTGAGAAGATGCATCAACAGAGAGACGGGGCAGCAGTTTGCTGTCAAAATTGTGGATGTTGCTCAGTTCACCTCAAGTCCTGGACTCAGCACGGAGG ACTTGAAGAGGGAGGCCAGCATCTGCCACATGCTCAAACACCCACACATCGTGGAGCTGCTGGAGACCTACAGCTCCGACGGGATGCTCTTCATGGTCTTCGAATT CATGGATGGAGCAGACCTGTGCTTTGAGATCGTCAAGAGGGCAGACGCCGGCTTTGTCTACAGCGAAGCGGTGGCCAG TCACTACATGAGACAGATCCTGGAGGCGCTACGTTACTGCCATGACAACAACGTCATTCACAGAGATGTCAAG CCTCACTGTGTGCTGCTGGCATCTAAGGAGAATTCTGCTCCCGTCAAGTTAGGAGGCTTTGGAGTGGCAATCCAGCTGGGAGAGTCGGGGCTGGTGGCCGGAG GTCGGGTAGGAACACCCCACTTCATGGCACCCGAGGTGGTGAAGAGGGAGCCTTACGGAAAACCTGTGGATGTGTGGGGCTGCGGTGTCATTCTCTTCATCCTCCTGTCAGGGTGTCTGCCCTTCTACGGCACCAAAGAGCGTCTCTTTGAAGCAATCTGCAAAGGGAAATACAAG TCCTACAACATTTCAACACAGATGAACCCGCGGCAGTGGAGTCAAATCTCGGAGAGCGCTAAAGATCTGGTGAGGCGCATGCTGATGCTGGACCCCGCCGAGAGGATCACAGTTTATGAGGCCCTTAACCATCCTTGGCTCAAG GAGAGAGACCGCTATGCCTACAAGATCCACCTGCCAGAGACGGTGGAGCAGCTGAGGAAGTTCAACGCCAGGAGAAAGTTGAAG GGGGCGGTACTAGCGGCAGTGTCCAGTCACAAGTTTAATTCCTACTATGGAGACCCCCCTGAGGAACTCCACGACTTCTCGGACGACCCCACTTCCTCAG GGCTGCTCGCGGCAGAAA GAGCTGTTTCTCAGGTGTTGGATAGTTTAGAGGAGATCCACGCCTTGACTGACTGCAGTGAGAAGGATCTCGACTTCCTGCACAGTGTTTTCCAGGACCAACATTTACACACACTGCTCGAC CTCTACGATAAGATCAACACCAGGTCGTCCCCGCAGATCAGGAACCCGTCCAGTGACGGCGTGCAGAGAGCCAAAGAG ACATCCTCCTCACACCAGGAAGACGGTGAAGCTTTGAAACATCTGGAATAT GTGCTGGAAGAGATCGCCTGCTACCCAGAGAACCACGACGTGAAAGAACTCAGACGGATACTGACGCAGCCGCATTTCATG GCGTTGCTGCAGGCCCACGATGTGGTGGCGCATGAGGTCTACAGCGATGAGGCGCTGAGGGTGACGCCACCGCCCACCTCGCCTTACCTGAATGGCGACTCACCCGAAAGCACCAACGGAGACGTGGACTTGGAGAACGTCACCAGGGTGCGCCTGGTGCAATTCCAGAAGAACACGGACGAGCCCATG GGCATCACACTGAAAATGAACGACTCCAACAACTGCATCGTGGCTCGCATCATGCATGGAGGCATGATCCACAGACAAG GCACGTTGCACGTTGGAGATGAGATCAGGGAGATCAATGGCATCAGCGTGGCCAACCAGACAGTCGAGCAGCTGCAGAAGATGctg aagGAGATGCGAGGCAGCATCACATTTAAAATAGTGCCAAGCTACCGGACACAGGGCTCCTCCTGTGAG AAAGAGTCCCCTACCACGTCCAGGCAATCCCCTGCCAATGGCCACTCCAGCATTAACAGTTCTATCTTG GACCTGCCGTCCACCATCCAGCCCAAAGGTCGACAG ATTGTACCCAGACCTCCAATCAAGGACAAAATGTCTGTCAAG ATCTACGTGCGGGCTCAGTTCGAGTACGACCCCTCCAAGGACGAGCTGATCCCCTGCAAGGAGGCCGGCATTCGCTTCCGCGTCGGCGACGTCATCCAGATCATCTCCAAGGATGACCACAATTGGTGGCAAGGCAAGCTGGAGAACACCAAGAACGGCACGGCCGGCCTCATCCCATCGCCCGAGCTGCAGGAGTG GCGTGTGGCATGCATGGCCATGGAGAAGACCAAGCAGGAGCAACAGGCCAGTTGCACTTGGTTtggcaagaagaagaagcagtaCAAAGACAAGTATTTGGCCAAGCACAACGCAG TGTTTGACCAATTAGATCTGGTCACCTATGAGGAAGTGGTCAAACTGCCCGCCTTCAAGAGGAAAACGCTCGTTTTGTTAG GTGCTCACGGCGTTGGCAGGAGACACATCAAGAACACACTCATCACCAAACACCCCGACAGATTTGCTTATCCCATCCCAC ACACGACAAGACCTCCCAAGAAGGATGAGGAGAACGGCAAGAACTACTACTTTGTGTCGCACGACCAGATGATGCAGGACATCAGCAACAACGAGTACTTGGAGTACGGCAGCCACGAGGACGCCATGTACGGCACGCGCCTTGAGACCATTCGCAAGATCCACCAGCAGGGACTGGTCGCCATCCTGGACGTCGAGCCACAG GCACTGAAAGTGCTTCGCACAGCCGAATTTGCCCCATACGTGGTCTTCATCGCAGCACCAACCATAACGCCGGGCATCGACGAG ACGCCCAGGTGGTGTCGCACGCTTCCA GATGAGTCTTTGCAGCGTCTTCAGAAGGAGTCTGAGATCCTGCAGAAGACGTACATGCACTATTTTGACCAGACCATCATCAACAACGAGATCGACGACACCATCGGCCACCTGGAGGAGGCCGTGGAGCTGGTGTGCAACAGCAGCCAGTGGGTGCCCGTCTCCTGGGTCTACTAA
- the caska gene encoding peripheral plasma membrane protein CASK isoform X3, translating to MDISGIIARGPFSVVRRCINRETGQQFAVKIVDVAQFTSSPGLSTEDLKREASICHMLKHPHIVELLETYSSDGMLFMVFEFMDGADLCFEIVKRADAGFVYSEAVASHYMRQILEALRYCHDNNVIHRDVKPHCVLLASKENSAPVKLGGFGVAIQLGESGLVAGGRVGTPHFMAPEVVKREPYGKPVDVWGCGVILFILLSGCLPFYGTKERLFEAICKGKYKSYNISTQMNPRQWSQISESAKDLVRRMLMLDPAERITVYEALNHPWLKERDRYAYKIHLPETVEQLRKFNARRKLKGAVLAAVSSHKFNSYYGDPPEELHDFSDDPTSSGAVSQVLDSLEEIHALTDCSEKDLDFLHSVFQDQHLHTLLDLYDKINTRSSPQIRNPSSDGVQRAKETSSSHQEDGEALKHLEYVLEEIACYPENHDVKELRRILTQPHFMALLQAHDVVAHEVYSDEALRVTPPPTSPYLNGDSPESTNGDVDLENVTRVRLVQFQKNTDEPMGITLKMNDSNNCIVARIMHGGMIHRQGTLHVGDEIREINGISVANQTVEQLQKMLKEMRGSITFKIVPSYRTQGSSCEKESPTTSRQSPANGHSSINSSILDLPSTIQPKGRQIVPRPPIKDKMSVKIYVRAQFEYDPSKDELIPCKEAGIRFRVGDVIQIISKDDHNWWQGKLENTKNGTAGLIPSPELQEWRVACMAMEKTKQEQQASCTWFGKKKKQYKDKYLAKHNAVFDQLDLVTYEEVVKLPAFKRKTLVLLGAHGVGRRHIKNTLITKHPDRFAYPIPHTTRPPKKDEENGKNYYFVSHDQMMQDISNNEYLEYGSHEDAMYGTRLETIRKIHQQGLVAILDVEPQALKVLRTAEFAPYVVFIAAPTITPGIDETPRWCRTLPDESLQRLQKESEILQKTYMHYFDQTIINNEIDDTIGHLEEAVELVCNSSQWVPVSWVY from the exons GGGTCCCTTCAGTGTGGTGAGAAGATGCATCAACAGAGAGACGGGGCAGCAGTTTGCTGTCAAAATTGTGGATGTTGCTCAGTTCACCTCAAGTCCTGGACTCAGCACGGAGG ACTTGAAGAGGGAGGCCAGCATCTGCCACATGCTCAAACACCCACACATCGTGGAGCTGCTGGAGACCTACAGCTCCGACGGGATGCTCTTCATGGTCTTCGAATT CATGGATGGAGCAGACCTGTGCTTTGAGATCGTCAAGAGGGCAGACGCCGGCTTTGTCTACAGCGAAGCGGTGGCCAG TCACTACATGAGACAGATCCTGGAGGCGCTACGTTACTGCCATGACAACAACGTCATTCACAGAGATGTCAAG CCTCACTGTGTGCTGCTGGCATCTAAGGAGAATTCTGCTCCCGTCAAGTTAGGAGGCTTTGGAGTGGCAATCCAGCTGGGAGAGTCGGGGCTGGTGGCCGGAG GTCGGGTAGGAACACCCCACTTCATGGCACCCGAGGTGGTGAAGAGGGAGCCTTACGGAAAACCTGTGGATGTGTGGGGCTGCGGTGTCATTCTCTTCATCCTCCTGTCAGGGTGTCTGCCCTTCTACGGCACCAAAGAGCGTCTCTTTGAAGCAATCTGCAAAGGGAAATACAAG TCCTACAACATTTCAACACAGATGAACCCGCGGCAGTGGAGTCAAATCTCGGAGAGCGCTAAAGATCTGGTGAGGCGCATGCTGATGCTGGACCCCGCCGAGAGGATCACAGTTTATGAGGCCCTTAACCATCCTTGGCTCAAG GAGAGAGACCGCTATGCCTACAAGATCCACCTGCCAGAGACGGTGGAGCAGCTGAGGAAGTTCAACGCCAGGAGAAAGTTGAAG GGGGCGGTACTAGCGGCAGTGTCCAGTCACAAGTTTAATTCCTACTATGGAGACCCCCCTGAGGAACTCCACGACTTCTCGGACGACCCCACTTCCTCAG GAGCTGTTTCTCAGGTGTTGGATAGTTTAGAGGAGATCCACGCCTTGACTGACTGCAGTGAGAAGGATCTCGACTTCCTGCACAGTGTTTTCCAGGACCAACATTTACACACACTGCTCGAC CTCTACGATAAGATCAACACCAGGTCGTCCCCGCAGATCAGGAACCCGTCCAGTGACGGCGTGCAGAGAGCCAAAGAG ACATCCTCCTCACACCAGGAAGACGGTGAAGCTTTGAAACATCTGGAATAT GTGCTGGAAGAGATCGCCTGCTACCCAGAGAACCACGACGTGAAAGAACTCAGACGGATACTGACGCAGCCGCATTTCATG GCGTTGCTGCAGGCCCACGATGTGGTGGCGCATGAGGTCTACAGCGATGAGGCGCTGAGGGTGACGCCACCGCCCACCTCGCCTTACCTGAATGGCGACTCACCCGAAAGCACCAACGGAGACGTGGACTTGGAGAACGTCACCAGGGTGCGCCTGGTGCAATTCCAGAAGAACACGGACGAGCCCATG GGCATCACACTGAAAATGAACGACTCCAACAACTGCATCGTGGCTCGCATCATGCATGGAGGCATGATCCACAGACAAG GCACGTTGCACGTTGGAGATGAGATCAGGGAGATCAATGGCATCAGCGTGGCCAACCAGACAGTCGAGCAGCTGCAGAAGATGctg aagGAGATGCGAGGCAGCATCACATTTAAAATAGTGCCAAGCTACCGGACACAGGGCTCCTCCTGTGAG AAAGAGTCCCCTACCACGTCCAGGCAATCCCCTGCCAATGGCCACTCCAGCATTAACAGTTCTATCTTG GACCTGCCGTCCACCATCCAGCCCAAAGGTCGACAG ATTGTACCCAGACCTCCAATCAAGGACAAAATGTCTGTCAAG ATCTACGTGCGGGCTCAGTTCGAGTACGACCCCTCCAAGGACGAGCTGATCCCCTGCAAGGAGGCCGGCATTCGCTTCCGCGTCGGCGACGTCATCCAGATCATCTCCAAGGATGACCACAATTGGTGGCAAGGCAAGCTGGAGAACACCAAGAACGGCACGGCCGGCCTCATCCCATCGCCCGAGCTGCAGGAGTG GCGTGTGGCATGCATGGCCATGGAGAAGACCAAGCAGGAGCAACAGGCCAGTTGCACTTGGTTtggcaagaagaagaagcagtaCAAAGACAAGTATTTGGCCAAGCACAACGCAG TGTTTGACCAATTAGATCTGGTCACCTATGAGGAAGTGGTCAAACTGCCCGCCTTCAAGAGGAAAACGCTCGTTTTGTTAG GTGCTCACGGCGTTGGCAGGAGACACATCAAGAACACACTCATCACCAAACACCCCGACAGATTTGCTTATCCCATCCCAC ACACGACAAGACCTCCCAAGAAGGATGAGGAGAACGGCAAGAACTACTACTTTGTGTCGCACGACCAGATGATGCAGGACATCAGCAACAACGAGTACTTGGAGTACGGCAGCCACGAGGACGCCATGTACGGCACGCGCCTTGAGACCATTCGCAAGATCCACCAGCAGGGACTGGTCGCCATCCTGGACGTCGAGCCACAG GCACTGAAAGTGCTTCGCACAGCCGAATTTGCCCCATACGTGGTCTTCATCGCAGCACCAACCATAACGCCGGGCATCGACGAG ACGCCCAGGTGGTGTCGCACGCTTCCA GATGAGTCTTTGCAGCGTCTTCAGAAGGAGTCTGAGATCCTGCAGAAGACGTACATGCACTATTTTGACCAGACCATCATCAACAACGAGATCGACGACACCATCGGCCACCTGGAGGAGGCCGTGGAGCTGGTGTGCAACAGCAGCCAGTGGGTGCCCGTCTCCTGGGTCTACTAA
- the caska gene encoding peripheral plasma membrane protein CASK isoform X5, translating into MDISGIIARGPFSVVRRCINRETGQQFAVKIVDVAQFTSSPGLSTEDLKREASICHMLKHPHIVELLETYSSDGMLFMVFEFMDGADLCFEIVKRADAGFVYSEAVASHYMRQILEALRYCHDNNVIHRDVKPHCVLLASKENSAPVKLGGFGVAIQLGESGLVAGGRVGTPHFMAPEVVKREPYGKPVDVWGCGVILFILLSGCLPFYGTKERLFEAICKGKYKSYNISTQMNPRQWSQISESAKDLVRRMLMLDPAERITVYEALNHPWLKERDRYAYKIHLPETVEQLRKFNARRKLKGAVLAAVSSHKFNSYYGDPPEELHDFSDDPTSSGLLAAERAVSQVLDSLEEIHALTDCSEKDLDFLHSVFQDQHLHTLLDLYDKINTRSSPQIRNPSSDGVQRAKETSSSHQEDGEALKHLEYVLEEIACYPENHDVKELRRILTQPHFMALLQAHDVVAHEVYSDEALRVTPPPTSPYLNGDSPESTNGDVDLENVTRVRLVQFQKNTDEPMGITLKMNDSNNCIVARIMHGGMIHRQGTLHVGDEIREINGISVANQTVEQLQKMLKEMRGSITFKIVPSYRTQGSSCEKESPTTSRQSPANGHSSINSSILDLPSTIQPKGRQIVPRPPIKDKMSVKIYVRAQFEYDPSKDELIPCKEAGIRFRVGDVIQIISKDDHNWWQGKLENTKNGTAGLIPSPELQEWRVACMAMEKTKQEQQASCTWFGKKKKQYKDKYLAKHNAVFDQLDLVTYEEVVKLPAFKRKTLVLLGAHGVGRRHIKNTLITKHPDRFAYPIPHTTRPPKKDEENGKNYYFVSHDQMMQDISNNEYLEYGSHEDAMYGTRLETIRKIHQQGLVAILDVEPQALKVLRTAEFAPYVVFIAAPTITPGIDEDESLQRLQKESEILQKTYMHYFDQTIINNEIDDTIGHLEEAVELVCNSSQWVPVSWVY; encoded by the exons GGGTCCCTTCAGTGTGGTGAGAAGATGCATCAACAGAGAGACGGGGCAGCAGTTTGCTGTCAAAATTGTGGATGTTGCTCAGTTCACCTCAAGTCCTGGACTCAGCACGGAGG ACTTGAAGAGGGAGGCCAGCATCTGCCACATGCTCAAACACCCACACATCGTGGAGCTGCTGGAGACCTACAGCTCCGACGGGATGCTCTTCATGGTCTTCGAATT CATGGATGGAGCAGACCTGTGCTTTGAGATCGTCAAGAGGGCAGACGCCGGCTTTGTCTACAGCGAAGCGGTGGCCAG TCACTACATGAGACAGATCCTGGAGGCGCTACGTTACTGCCATGACAACAACGTCATTCACAGAGATGTCAAG CCTCACTGTGTGCTGCTGGCATCTAAGGAGAATTCTGCTCCCGTCAAGTTAGGAGGCTTTGGAGTGGCAATCCAGCTGGGAGAGTCGGGGCTGGTGGCCGGAG GTCGGGTAGGAACACCCCACTTCATGGCACCCGAGGTGGTGAAGAGGGAGCCTTACGGAAAACCTGTGGATGTGTGGGGCTGCGGTGTCATTCTCTTCATCCTCCTGTCAGGGTGTCTGCCCTTCTACGGCACCAAAGAGCGTCTCTTTGAAGCAATCTGCAAAGGGAAATACAAG TCCTACAACATTTCAACACAGATGAACCCGCGGCAGTGGAGTCAAATCTCGGAGAGCGCTAAAGATCTGGTGAGGCGCATGCTGATGCTGGACCCCGCCGAGAGGATCACAGTTTATGAGGCCCTTAACCATCCTTGGCTCAAG GAGAGAGACCGCTATGCCTACAAGATCCACCTGCCAGAGACGGTGGAGCAGCTGAGGAAGTTCAACGCCAGGAGAAAGTTGAAG GGGGCGGTACTAGCGGCAGTGTCCAGTCACAAGTTTAATTCCTACTATGGAGACCCCCCTGAGGAACTCCACGACTTCTCGGACGACCCCACTTCCTCAG GGCTGCTCGCGGCAGAAA GAGCTGTTTCTCAGGTGTTGGATAGTTTAGAGGAGATCCACGCCTTGACTGACTGCAGTGAGAAGGATCTCGACTTCCTGCACAGTGTTTTCCAGGACCAACATTTACACACACTGCTCGAC CTCTACGATAAGATCAACACCAGGTCGTCCCCGCAGATCAGGAACCCGTCCAGTGACGGCGTGCAGAGAGCCAAAGAG ACATCCTCCTCACACCAGGAAGACGGTGAAGCTTTGAAACATCTGGAATAT GTGCTGGAAGAGATCGCCTGCTACCCAGAGAACCACGACGTGAAAGAACTCAGACGGATACTGACGCAGCCGCATTTCATG GCGTTGCTGCAGGCCCACGATGTGGTGGCGCATGAGGTCTACAGCGATGAGGCGCTGAGGGTGACGCCACCGCCCACCTCGCCTTACCTGAATGGCGACTCACCCGAAAGCACCAACGGAGACGTGGACTTGGAGAACGTCACCAGGGTGCGCCTGGTGCAATTCCAGAAGAACACGGACGAGCCCATG GGCATCACACTGAAAATGAACGACTCCAACAACTGCATCGTGGCTCGCATCATGCATGGAGGCATGATCCACAGACAAG GCACGTTGCACGTTGGAGATGAGATCAGGGAGATCAATGGCATCAGCGTGGCCAACCAGACAGTCGAGCAGCTGCAGAAGATGctg aagGAGATGCGAGGCAGCATCACATTTAAAATAGTGCCAAGCTACCGGACACAGGGCTCCTCCTGTGAG AAAGAGTCCCCTACCACGTCCAGGCAATCCCCTGCCAATGGCCACTCCAGCATTAACAGTTCTATCTTG GACCTGCCGTCCACCATCCAGCCCAAAGGTCGACAG ATTGTACCCAGACCTCCAATCAAGGACAAAATGTCTGTCAAG ATCTACGTGCGGGCTCAGTTCGAGTACGACCCCTCCAAGGACGAGCTGATCCCCTGCAAGGAGGCCGGCATTCGCTTCCGCGTCGGCGACGTCATCCAGATCATCTCCAAGGATGACCACAATTGGTGGCAAGGCAAGCTGGAGAACACCAAGAACGGCACGGCCGGCCTCATCCCATCGCCCGAGCTGCAGGAGTG GCGTGTGGCATGCATGGCCATGGAGAAGACCAAGCAGGAGCAACAGGCCAGTTGCACTTGGTTtggcaagaagaagaagcagtaCAAAGACAAGTATTTGGCCAAGCACAACGCAG TGTTTGACCAATTAGATCTGGTCACCTATGAGGAAGTGGTCAAACTGCCCGCCTTCAAGAGGAAAACGCTCGTTTTGTTAG GTGCTCACGGCGTTGGCAGGAGACACATCAAGAACACACTCATCACCAAACACCCCGACAGATTTGCTTATCCCATCCCAC ACACGACAAGACCTCCCAAGAAGGATGAGGAGAACGGCAAGAACTACTACTTTGTGTCGCACGACCAGATGATGCAGGACATCAGCAACAACGAGTACTTGGAGTACGGCAGCCACGAGGACGCCATGTACGGCACGCGCCTTGAGACCATTCGCAAGATCCACCAGCAGGGACTGGTCGCCATCCTGGACGTCGAGCCACAG GCACTGAAAGTGCTTCGCACAGCCGAATTTGCCCCATACGTGGTCTTCATCGCAGCACCAACCATAACGCCGGGCATCGACGAG GATGAGTCTTTGCAGCGTCTTCAGAAGGAGTCTGAGATCCTGCAGAAGACGTACATGCACTATTTTGACCAGACCATCATCAACAACGAGATCGACGACACCATCGGCCACCTGGAGGAGGCCGTGGAGCTGGTGTGCAACAGCAGCCAGTGGGTGCCCGTCTCCTGGGTCTACTAA